A portion of the Adhaeribacter radiodurans genome contains these proteins:
- a CDS encoding porin family protein: protein MCFTQKLFAIGLALLLIVGVERTQAQENNPGPKFGIKGGFNISQLYVDQPNAEDENIKVGYHLGVFGKVPITSFLAIQPEVLYSNVGSKVTYGGSDLENLFGIEPGEVRFNLNYIQVPVALAVNIGPLNVHAGPYLAYLVSANVKDLKTSNLNSTDIKELKTDDFNRLDYGALIGVGFDVRGVTVGARYNYGLREIGKSGLAGSLTNDSKNSVTQIYIGFGI, encoded by the coding sequence ATGTGCTTTACTCAAAAATTATTTGCAATAGGACTTGCTTTACTCCTAATCGTGGGAGTGGAACGTACGCAAGCCCAAGAAAATAATCCCGGACCCAAATTCGGAATTAAAGGAGGATTTAATATTTCTCAGCTCTACGTAGACCAACCAAATGCCGAAGACGAAAATATTAAAGTAGGTTACCATTTAGGTGTTTTTGGTAAAGTGCCAATTACGAGTTTTTTGGCCATTCAACCGGAAGTTCTTTATTCAAACGTTGGTTCTAAAGTTACTTATGGCGGTTCAGACCTGGAAAACTTATTTGGCATTGAGCCTGGGGAAGTGCGATTTAATTTAAACTATATCCAGGTACCGGTAGCTTTAGCGGTTAACATTGGTCCGCTTAATGTTCATGCTGGGCCTTATTTAGCTTATCTGGTATCCGCTAACGTGAAAGATCTGAAAACGTCCAACCTGAACTCAACGGACATTAAAGAGCTAAAAACCGATGACTTTAACCGGTTAGATTATGGGGCATTAATTGGCGTAGGCTTTGACGTAAGAGGCGTTACTGTTGGTGCCCGTTATAACTATGGTTTACGTGAAATTGGGAAAAGTGGTCTGGCAGGAAGTTTAACGAACGATTCTAAGAATTCTGTTACGCAGATTTACATTGGTTTTGGAATTTAA
- a CDS encoding SDR family NAD(P)-dependent oxidoreductase → MLLKDKVAIVTGGAGGIGMAIARKFITEGARIVLADLNEQKLATAVQSLTLTNNQSVIAATCNVSVEAEVQAAVQTAIDHFGQLDIVVNNAGLMIFKPIEEQTEEDWIRILKVDLLGAFFFIKHSFLNMKPGGAIINVASIHAIETEPLVAPYAAAKAALVSLTRSAALEGKIKGIRVNAILPGAIDTPMLWDNPNVKAGIEKIDPNDVGKPEDIASAITFLASAEAAFVQGAMLTVDGGRLDRL, encoded by the coding sequence ATGCTATTAAAAGATAAAGTAGCCATTGTAACCGGCGGTGCAGGAGGCATTGGTATGGCCATTGCGCGTAAATTTATTACCGAAGGGGCTCGTATTGTACTTGCCGATTTAAACGAACAAAAATTAGCAACTGCTGTCCAATCTTTAACCCTAACCAATAACCAAAGCGTAATAGCTGCTACCTGCAATGTATCGGTTGAGGCTGAGGTGCAGGCTGCCGTACAAACAGCCATCGATCATTTTGGTCAGTTGGATATTGTGGTGAACAATGCGGGACTTATGATCTTCAAACCCATTGAAGAGCAAACCGAGGAAGACTGGATAAGAATATTAAAGGTTGATCTGCTGGGTGCCTTTTTTTTTATCAAGCATTCCTTCCTTAACATGAAACCCGGTGGGGCCATTATCAACGTAGCCAGCATTCATGCAATAGAGACCGAACCGCTGGTAGCCCCGTATGCCGCTGCCAAAGCTGCCTTGGTGTCGCTTACCCGCTCCGCAGCCTTGGAAGGTAAAATTAAGGGAATACGGGTAAACGCCATATTGCCTGGCGCAATTGATACGCCTATGCTTTGGGACAATCCTAATGTAAAAGCCGGTATCGAAAAAATTGACCCTAATGATGTAGGTAAACCCGAAGACATTGCCTCCGCTATCACGTTTCTCGCCTCGGCCGAGGCGGCTTTTGTGCAAGGCGCAATGCTAACTGTAGACGGGGGAAGACTGGACCGACTATAG
- a CDS encoding family 1 glycosylhydrolase: MQLGFMFATGIENSIPTIQNGTVRMDELEKCGHYTYWKKDFELVKELGINFLRYGPPLHKAFLGKGKFDWSFTDEAFAELKRLNIVPIVDLCHFGVPDWIGNFQNPEFPQLFKEYSRAFAERYPWVQLYTPVNEMYICAVFSALYG, translated from the coding sequence ATGCAGCTAGGATTTATGTTTGCTACAGGTATCGAGAACAGCATACCAACTATACAAAACGGCACCGTACGAATGGACGAGCTTGAAAAATGCGGCCATTACACTTACTGGAAAAAAGACTTTGAATTGGTAAAAGAGCTCGGCATAAATTTTCTTCGCTATGGGCCTCCTCTGCATAAAGCCTTTTTAGGTAAAGGTAAATTTGACTGGTCGTTTACTGATGAAGCCTTTGCCGAATTAAAGCGCCTTAATATTGTACCTATTGTCGATCTCTGTCACTTTGGTGTGCCGGATTGGATCGGCAACTTTCAAAATCCTGAATTTCCGCAACTGTTTAAAGAATATAGCCGCGCGTTTGCCGAACGCTACCCCTGGGTGCAGTTGTATACACCGGTAAATGAAATGTACATCTGCGCCGTGTTCTCTGCTTTGTATGGGTAA